A window of the Brassica napus cultivar Da-Ae chromosome C5, Da-Ae, whole genome shotgun sequence genome harbors these coding sequences:
- the LOC106413058 gene encoding uncharacterized protein LOC106413058 translates to MAGFREFHCQSLQHLRPNSFDQDDYDDFDVAVKIFESMGLPNDTKFYWACINEFREDTFWRKYFIDRAENTFEEKVQFLQALSGFTRDDQYMGKRLSSGKPFGSPSFGGVHSGSPSSGGNNSWGQTVNGQWDQQPRAPQWGTPPSSHQWGTPPTAQQWGTPPAAQQWSTPPAAQQWGAPPSMQQWGTPPTSHQWGTPPTSNQWGTTSNAQQWSSPSVAPQWGTTSTTQPWNSPPVAPQWGSSSNDQQWSSPPNNVQYGFSLETQTKSTRIDEERVATETSPRNISRTRKSGGLFNIWGTQRGPNLNETHQTDSEDET, encoded by the coding sequence ATGGCTGGATTTAGGGAGTTCCATTGCCAAAGCTTACAACATTTACGTCCAAATTCCTTTGACCAAGATGACTACGATGATTTTGATGTGGCTGTGAAGATATTTGAATCGATGGGACTTCCAAATGACACCAAATTTTACTGGGCGTGCATCAACGAATTCAGGGAAGATACATTCTGGCGTAAGTATTTTATTGATAGAGCTGAAAACACTTTTGAAGAAAAGGTTCAGTTCTTACAAGCTTTAAGTGGATTTACACGTGATGATCAGTACATGGGGAAGCGATTAAGCTCTGGTAAACCTTTTGGGAGTCCAAGTTTTGGTGGCGTTCATTCAGGTAGTCCATCTTCTGGAGGTAATAATTCATGGGGGCAAACGGTAAATGGACAATGGGATCAACAACCACGTGCTCCGCAATGGGGTACACCACCATCTTCTCATCAATGGGGTACCCCACCAACTGCTCAACAATGGGGTACACCTCCAGCTGCTCAACAATGGAGTACACCACCAGCTGCTCAACAATGGGGTGCACCACCAAGTATGCAACAATGGGGTACACCTCCAACTTCTCATCAATGGGGTACACCACCAACTTCTAATCAATGGGGTACAACATCGAATGCTCAACAATGGAGTTCACCATCAGTGGCTCCACAATGGGGTACAACTTCAACTACTCAACCATGGAATTCTCCACCAGTGGCTCCACAATGGGGTTCATCATCAAATGATCAACAATGGAGTTCACCTCCAAATAACGTGCAGTATGGATTTTCACTTGAAACTCAGACCAAAAGTACAAGAATTGATGAAGAAAGAGTTGCAACTGAAACATCACCTAGAAACATATCGCGCACACGTAAATCAGGGGGATTGTTCAATATTTGGGGCACCCAACGGGGGCCTAATTTAAATGAAACCCATCAAACTGATTCAGAAGATGAAacttaa